Proteins encoded within one genomic window of Acidithiobacillus sp. AMEEHan:
- a CDS encoding FAD-dependent oxidoreductase: MRVAVIGSGIAGLASAWLLRKHHRVSLFEADSRCGGHTHTVEIEHEGITAPVDTGFLVCNDWTYPHLLGLFAELQVELVASQMTFSVRLSDPELEWSGTDLNGLFAQRRNLLRPAFYGMLRDILRFNRDAKAWLRAEASDISLGEFLVRGRYGEWLQEAYLLPMAAAIWSCPVAQMRAYPARSFLRFYENHGLLNIFRRPQWLTVKGGGREYVQRILAQLDDLRSGTPVLRLEPLGAGIRVHSAAGVEDFDAVVSAVHSDQLLPLLGEHWPEHHAPLAAIRYQPNRAVLHRDASFLPQRRQAWSAWNFHREVGSSVERPVAVSYLINKLQPLPFRDPIIVTLNPEREPDPALVWREINYAHPVFDGPAVAAQASLRALQGVQGLYLAGAWLGYGFHEDGMRSAVEVARALGVRIPWEEKAATQSRPEAVLCPNAA, encoded by the coding sequence ATGCGCGTTGCAGTGATTGGAAGTGGAATTGCCGGCCTGGCTTCGGCCTGGCTTCTACGCAAACATCATCGAGTCAGCCTCTTCGAGGCCGATTCCCGTTGCGGTGGACACACCCATACCGTGGAAATCGAGCATGAGGGCATAACTGCCCCCGTCGATACCGGCTTTCTGGTCTGCAATGATTGGACCTATCCACATCTGCTGGGTCTATTTGCCGAACTGCAGGTGGAGCTGGTGGCCAGCCAGATGACGTTCAGTGTGCGCCTCTCCGATCCTGAGCTGGAATGGAGCGGCACGGATCTGAACGGCCTCTTTGCCCAGCGTCGCAATCTGCTGCGTCCGGCCTTCTACGGCATGCTGCGCGACATTCTGCGCTTCAATCGCGACGCCAAGGCGTGGCTGCGCGCGGAAGCGTCTGACATCTCCCTGGGGGAGTTTCTTGTTCGCGGACGCTATGGCGAGTGGCTGCAGGAGGCCTACCTGTTGCCCATGGCGGCGGCGATCTGGTCCTGCCCCGTGGCGCAGATGCGCGCCTACCCAGCGCGCTCCTTTTTGCGCTTCTACGAGAATCACGGGCTGCTGAATATCTTCCGTCGCCCCCAGTGGCTCACGGTAAAAGGCGGGGGGCGGGAGTATGTGCAACGGATCCTCGCGCAACTGGATGACCTGCGCAGCGGGACACCGGTGTTGCGCCTCGAACCCTTAGGTGCAGGCATTCGTGTACACAGTGCGGCCGGGGTGGAAGATTTCGACGCTGTAGTCAGTGCGGTGCACAGCGACCAGCTCCTCCCCCTCCTCGGGGAACATTGGCCCGAGCATCATGCGCCCTTGGCCGCCATCCGCTACCAACCCAACCGCGCCGTACTGCATCGCGATGCGAGCTTTCTGCCGCAGCGGCGGCAGGCCTGGTCGGCGTGGAATTTTCACCGCGAAGTTGGGAGCAGCGTCGAGCGGCCGGTGGCGGTCAGCTATCTGATCAACAAATTGCAGCCCCTGCCTTTCCGCGATCCCATCATCGTCACCCTGAATCCCGAACGGGAACCCGACCCTGCCCTCGTCTGGCGGGAGATCAATTACGCCCATCCGGTCTTCGACGGCCCTGCCGTGGCGGCCCAAGCCAGCCTGCGCGCGCTGCAAGGGGTGCAGGGTTTGTATCTGGCCGGAGCATGGCTGGGCTACGGTTTTCACGAGGACGGCATGCGCAGTGCCGTCGAGGTCGCACGCGCGCTCGGGGTACGCATCCCCTGGGAAGAGAAGGCAGCCACCCAGAGCCGCCCGGAAGCAGTGTTATGCCCCAACGCAGCATGA
- a CDS encoding cyclopropane-fatty-acyl-phospholipid synthase family protein codes for MSTPRIASLPLNTGKYPRAASMLQRLLSQHLRAGSLELRTPNGETWHFDGVEDGPRAQWQIHDWRVMRYVLQDGDVGLGRAYFEGLWDSPDPAQLIALALHNRHAVESWIQGSWWRRRFFWLLDQFRPNTRRGSRRNIAEHYDLGNDFYQLWLDPSMSYSSACFDDNRHEELSHAQERKYALALESLALPKDSQILEIGCGWGGFAEYAARQGYRVHGITLSREQLRYAEARIRNAGLSERVELEYCDYRDVKGLYDGIVSIEMFEAVGREWWPTYFRRLNSLLRAGGRVLLQTIHITDAQYPQYCRGSDFIRRYVFPGGFLPSPTALREELRKARLQVLGEHQFGQDYARTLRAWRTKFDAETEALAQLGYDHTFQRLWRFYLAYCEGGFLEGSIGVGQWTLAHG; via the coding sequence ATGAGTACCCCCCGTATCGCATCCTTGCCCCTGAATACCGGCAAATACCCACGGGCAGCGTCCATGCTGCAACGCCTGCTCAGTCAGCATCTGCGCGCGGGCAGCCTGGAATTGCGTACCCCGAACGGGGAGACCTGGCACTTCGATGGCGTCGAGGATGGACCTCGTGCCCAGTGGCAGATCCATGACTGGCGGGTCATGCGCTATGTTTTGCAGGATGGCGATGTCGGCTTGGGTCGCGCCTACTTCGAAGGACTCTGGGACAGCCCTGATCCGGCGCAGCTGATCGCCCTGGCCTTGCACAATCGCCATGCCGTCGAGTCGTGGATTCAGGGGAGCTGGTGGCGACGACGTTTCTTTTGGCTCCTCGACCAATTCCGCCCCAACACCCGCCGCGGCAGCCGTCGCAATATTGCCGAGCACTACGACCTCGGCAACGATTTCTATCAGCTTTGGCTCGATCCAAGCATGAGCTACTCCAGCGCCTGCTTCGACGACAACCGGCACGAAGAACTCAGCCACGCCCAGGAACGCAAATATGCCCTGGCCTTGGAGAGCCTCGCCCTGCCGAAAGATTCGCAGATTCTCGAGATTGGTTGTGGCTGGGGTGGCTTTGCCGAATACGCGGCGCGCCAAGGCTATCGAGTGCATGGCATCACCCTGTCCCGTGAACAGCTACGTTATGCCGAGGCGCGGATCCGCAACGCTGGTCTCAGCGAACGGGTCGAGCTGGAATATTGCGACTACCGCGACGTCAAGGGTCTGTATGACGGCATCGTTTCCATCGAGATGTTCGAGGCCGTGGGTCGGGAGTGGTGGCCTACCTACTTCCGCCGCCTGAACAGCCTGCTCCGTGCCGGCGGGCGGGTGCTGCTGCAGACCATTCACATCACCGATGCCCAATACCCGCAATACTGTCGCGGCTCCGATTTCATCCGCCGTTATGTCTTCCCCGGTGGCTTCCTCCCTTCGCCGACGGCACTGCGGGAAGAGCTGCGAAAGGCTCGCCTACAGGTGCTGGGGGAGCACCAATTCGGCCAGGACTATGCCCGCACCCTGCGCGCCTGGCGGACGAAATTCGACGCCGAGACCGAGGCGCTGGCGCAACTGGGTTACGATCACACCTTTCAACGCCTTTGGCGTTTTTACCTTGCCTACTGCGAGGGCGGATTTCTGGAAGGCAGCATCGGCGTCGGTCAGTGGACCTTGGCCCATGGCTAA
- a CDS encoding chalcone isomerase family protein encodes MAKRLFAILLLLFALAPQAWAAAVDVPLPSSVYAAVPGLHLLGAGRLYWFLFHVYDAALYVDGSSYAPQSAPFALAIHYQRDFSSQELARTSLREMDRLSHPDPSLRRRFAAELAHAFPSVRPGDEIVGLCIPNQYTAFYYNGKLYSKIDNPQFCPAFFGIWLDPQTRVPGLRRQLLHLGHGDGAA; translated from the coding sequence ATGGCTAAGCGGCTCTTCGCCATCCTCCTGCTGCTTTTCGCCCTTGCACCCCAAGCCTGGGCAGCAGCGGTAGATGTTCCCTTGCCGAGCAGTGTCTATGCGGCGGTGCCCGGACTGCACCTGCTCGGTGCCGGCAGGCTCTACTGGTTTCTGTTCCATGTCTACGACGCCGCTCTGTATGTAGATGGCAGCAGCTATGCCCCGCAGTCTGCGCCCTTCGCCCTGGCGATTCACTATCAGCGGGATTTTTCGAGCCAGGAGCTCGCCAGGACCTCATTGCGGGAAATGGATCGCCTGAGCCACCCCGATCCCTCCTTGCGCCGTCGGTTCGCCGCAGAACTCGCCCATGCCTTCCCGAGCGTCCGGCCCGGGGATGAGATTGTCGGCCTTTGCATACCCAACCAGTACACCGCCTTTTATTACAACGGCAAGCTCTATAGCAAAATCGACAATCCGCAATTCTGCCCCGCCTTCTTCGGGATTTGGCTCGACCCGCAAACCAGGGTTCCCGGTTTGCGTCGGCAACTTCTGCACCTCGGCCATGGCGACGGAGCGGCCTGA
- a CDS encoding MFS transporter, whose translation MATERPEAGILLRYAPLGLPLAFAALPVYLLLPHLYATRFGLSLAGIGVLLLLARLGDAVIDPLIGRASDHWAAHSGSRLGLIWMGLPPLILSFYFLFNPIAKISVWWTLIPALFAFYLAYSLSSLNYQALGAELSTDYQGRSWLTTAREAGALLGVLLAAALPELLQKRLGPATAWPIFAGIFAALLLLAALPLRGRRLRRSVAATRQGPWWRFYEPLQRPHTARLLGVYTLSQSANTVAATLFFFFVDQILRAPSWAPAFLLLYFLAGAAGMPFWLWLSHRRGKAQAWRWAMVLATTAFLGAGFLGPDLLWGYALVCLVSGLALGADQALPPSILADHTDNDVEARAGSYFGLYNWVGKAATALGAGLILPLLQLLGYSASGQNLWALLLGYAVVPALLKICSIYWLQPRRVEFFPATVPQGVYR comes from the coding sequence ATGGCGACGGAGCGGCCTGAGGCGGGCATCCTGCTGCGCTATGCGCCGCTGGGCCTACCCTTGGCTTTTGCCGCCTTGCCCGTCTATCTCCTGCTGCCGCATCTCTATGCCACCCGTTTTGGGCTTTCCCTCGCCGGCATTGGTGTCTTGCTCTTGCTGGCGCGGCTTGGCGACGCCGTCATCGACCCCCTCATCGGGCGGGCCAGCGACCATTGGGCGGCACACAGCGGCAGTCGACTCGGCTTGATCTGGATGGGGCTCCCTCCGCTGATCTTGAGTTTTTATTTTCTCTTCAATCCGATTGCTAAAATCAGCGTGTGGTGGACCCTGATCCCCGCCCTTTTTGCCTTCTACCTCGCCTATAGCCTGAGCAGCCTCAACTACCAGGCCCTGGGAGCGGAGCTGTCGACGGATTATCAGGGTCGCAGCTGGTTGACGACGGCGCGGGAGGCGGGCGCGTTGCTGGGCGTGCTCCTCGCCGCCGCTCTCCCCGAGCTCTTGCAAAAGCGACTGGGGCCGGCGACGGCCTGGCCGATCTTTGCGGGGATTTTTGCAGCGCTATTGCTGCTTGCTGCCCTGCCCCTGCGTGGACGACGCTTGCGCCGCTCGGTGGCAGCTACACGGCAGGGACCCTGGTGGCGTTTCTATGAGCCACTGCAACGCCCGCACACGGCACGTCTGCTGGGGGTCTACACCCTCTCCCAAAGCGCCAATACCGTTGCCGCCACGCTGTTTTTCTTTTTTGTGGATCAGATCCTGCGCGCCCCGAGCTGGGCGCCTGCCTTTCTCTTGCTGTATTTCCTGGCGGGGGCCGCAGGTATGCCTTTCTGGCTTTGGCTCTCCCATCGCCGCGGCAAGGCCCAGGCCTGGCGCTGGGCGATGGTACTCGCCACCACCGCCTTTCTCGGCGCCGGCTTTCTTGGCCCCGATCTCCTATGGGGCTATGCCCTCGTCTGCCTAGTGAGCGGCCTGGCCCTGGGTGCCGATCAAGCCCTGCCGCCGAGCATTCTTGCCGACCATACCGACAACGACGTCGAGGCGCGCGCGGGCTCCTACTTCGGCCTCTACAACTGGGTCGGCAAGGCGGCAACGGCCCTTGGCGCCGGCCTCATCCTGCCGCTGCTGCAGCTCTTGGGCTACAGCGCCAGCGGCCAGAATCTTTGGGCATTGCTCCTCGGTTACGCTGTGGTGCCGGCGCTGCTCAAAATCTGCTCCATCTACTGGTTGCAACCCCGTCGGGTGGAGTTTTTTCCCGCTACTGTTCCCCAAGGAGTCTATCGATGA
- a CDS encoding DUF3833 domain-containing protein produces the protein MKRLVLFAPLAAVLALSGCATVPQDYAHTQPHFSLREFFNGPLLATGMFQNRSGKVVNRFTVRMLGHWQGNQGTLDEYFTYIANDGKITHAERVWHLVDDGNHHFSGYAEGSAGDVKKASGDAYGFALHWSYNVKQPVGKSFYNLHADDWMYMIEPNVVIDHTDVTWYGLHAGDITLEMHKLPDTAENRAAMTAPQ, from the coding sequence ATGAAACGTCTTGTTCTCTTCGCCCCGCTGGCTGCTGTCCTTGCCCTTTCCGGCTGTGCCACCGTGCCCCAGGACTACGCCCATACCCAGCCACATTTCTCCCTGCGCGAGTTCTTCAACGGCCCGCTGCTGGCTACTGGCATGTTCCAGAACCGCTCGGGCAAGGTGGTGAACCGCTTCACCGTGCGCATGCTCGGACATTGGCAAGGCAATCAAGGTACCCTGGACGAGTACTTCACCTACATTGCCAATGACGGCAAGATCACTCACGCCGAGCGCGTCTGGCATCTGGTGGACGATGGCAATCACCACTTCTCCGGCTATGCCGAGGGTTCCGCGGGTGACGTGAAGAAGGCTTCCGGCGATGCCTATGGTTTTGCCCTGCACTGGAGCTACAACGTCAAACAACCGGTGGGCAAGAGTTTCTATAATCTGCACGCCGACGACTGGATGTACATGATCGAGCCCAATGTCGTCATCGACCACACCGATGTCACCTGGTACGGCCTGCATGCTGGCGACATCACCCTGGAGATGCACAAACTGCCAGACACCGCCGAGAATCGCGCCGCCATGACCGCACCCCAGTGA
- a CDS encoding FAD-binding domain-containing protein, whose protein sequence is MRAPGVVWFKRDLRVADHPPLAEAATRGPVLALYVIEPELWQQPDSSGRHWQWLRARLQSLAAELGQLGLPLCILRGEVPEMLRQIQEETGIAALYSHEEVGNAWTYARDRRVAAWLRKEGIPWYEFPQDGVVRPLRDRDLWQTQRDRFMRAPIPPTPSTIFSAGLPRGSIDPEQLPEWPSPHLGDGLASKHLPLATPRRAQDLVSDFLVNRQRHYLRGMSSPISAQRYCSRLSPYLALGIVSSRQVVQAVTAAQRQQPGQRGLQGLQARLAWRGHFMQKLEDEPRIEFENLQHALDGLREAEFDAARFHAWARGETGFPLVDACMRFLQATGWINFRMRAMLVSFSSYALWLHWREPALHLARLFLDYEPGIHYPQVQMQAGTTGINALRIYNVTKQAQELDPEGEFIRRWVPELAQLPAPWVQQPWLLPESSAKRLGVVLGENYPFPIVSLAQATRHARGRILAARREITARQEAQQTLQRHGSRKRSSRAARAPDDGRQLDLFS, encoded by the coding sequence ATGCGGGCCCCCGGCGTCGTCTGGTTCAAGCGCGATCTGCGCGTTGCCGACCACCCACCCCTCGCCGAGGCTGCCACGCGCGGCCCGGTGCTCGCGTTGTATGTGATCGAGCCGGAACTCTGGCAACAACCCGATAGCTCCGGTCGGCACTGGCAGTGGCTACGCGCACGGCTGCAGTCTCTCGCCGCAGAGCTAGGGCAGTTGGGACTGCCCCTCTGCATTCTCCGCGGGGAAGTGCCGGAGATGTTGCGACAGATCCAAGAGGAAACCGGGATTGCCGCGCTTTACAGCCACGAGGAGGTGGGCAATGCCTGGACCTACGCCCGCGACCGCAGGGTTGCGGCGTGGCTGCGCAAAGAGGGGATTCCCTGGTACGAATTTCCTCAAGATGGCGTCGTCCGTCCCCTGCGCGATCGTGACCTATGGCAAACGCAACGCGATCGCTTCATGCGCGCCCCGATCCCGCCAACGCCCTCGACGATCTTCAGCGCTGGGCTGCCGAGGGGCAGCATCGACCCGGAGCAATTGCCGGAATGGCCGTCCCCGCATCTCGGTGATGGGCTGGCGTCGAAGCACCTTCCTCTCGCTACCCCGCGAAGGGCGCAGGATCTGGTCAGCGATTTCCTCGTCAACCGGCAACGTCACTATCTGCGCGGCATGTCGAGCCCGATCAGCGCGCAGCGGTATTGCTCGCGTCTGTCGCCCTACCTAGCCCTCGGAATCGTCAGTAGCCGCCAAGTGGTGCAAGCAGTCACGGCGGCACAGCGGCAGCAGCCGGGACAGCGCGGATTGCAAGGCCTGCAGGCACGGCTCGCGTGGCGCGGGCACTTCATGCAAAAACTGGAAGATGAGCCCCGCATCGAATTCGAAAACCTACAGCACGCCCTCGATGGTCTGCGCGAGGCAGAGTTCGACGCCGCGCGTTTTCATGCGTGGGCGCGGGGAGAGACGGGATTCCCGTTGGTCGATGCCTGCATGCGTTTTTTGCAGGCCACGGGCTGGATCAATTTTCGGATGCGGGCGATGCTGGTCTCTTTCAGCAGCTATGCCCTCTGGTTACACTGGCGCGAGCCGGCCCTGCACTTGGCGCGCCTCTTTCTCGATTATGAGCCGGGCATCCATTATCCGCAGGTGCAGATGCAGGCCGGCACCACCGGCATCAATGCGTTGCGCATCTACAATGTGACGAAACAGGCGCAGGAACTCGATCCGGAGGGAGAATTCATCCGCCGTTGGGTGCCGGAACTCGCGCAACTGCCGGCCCCTTGGGTACAGCAACCCTGGCTCTTGCCCGAGAGCAGCGCCAAGCGCTTAGGCGTTGTGCTCGGCGAGAATTATCCCTTCCCCATCGTCTCCCTGGCGCAAGCAACCCGCCATGCCCGCGGCCGAATCCTCGCCGCGCGACGGGAGATCACTGCGCGGCAAGAGGCACAGCAAACCCTGCAGCGCCACGGTAGCCGCAAGCGCAGTTCCCGTGCAGCCCGGGCGCCGGACGATGGACGGCAACTCGACCTGTTTTCGTGA
- a CDS encoding TspO/MBR family protein: MEIFFTYLVSLLLSFATAATGARFRPDEWYQSLRKPSVTPTPWVFPVVWTVLYVAMALAAAQIWLAPASPLRSLALLLYALQLLANGAWSWIFFGLHRVRTALLDLSALFLLVLLDTLLFFSLQTIAGILLLPYLLWLAIAWYLNAGVWWLNRARLA, from the coding sequence GTGGAAATCTTCTTTACCTACCTGGTCAGCCTTCTCCTCAGCTTTGCGACCGCTGCCACCGGCGCCAGATTTCGCCCCGATGAATGGTACCAGTCCCTACGCAAGCCATCGGTGACTCCCACCCCGTGGGTCTTTCCCGTGGTTTGGACAGTGCTTTACGTTGCCATGGCGCTAGCAGCAGCGCAGATCTGGCTTGCTCCTGCCTCCCCTCTGCGCAGCCTCGCCCTCCTGCTCTACGCCCTGCAACTTCTGGCCAACGGGGCCTGGTCGTGGATCTTCTTCGGTCTGCATCGCGTGCGCACTGCCCTTCTCGACCTCAGCGCGTTGTTCCTTCTGGTTCTGCTCGATACGCTGCTGTTTTTTTCGTTGCAGACCATCGCTGGCATCCTCTTGCTTCCCTACCTGCTCTGGCTCGCCATCGCCTGGTATCTCAATGCCGGTGTTTGGTGGCTGAACCGCGCGCGCCTGGCATGA